A portion of the Juglans microcarpa x Juglans regia isolate MS1-56 chromosome 1D, Jm3101_v1.0, whole genome shotgun sequence genome contains these proteins:
- the LOC121262573 gene encoding protein FAR1-RELATED SEQUENCE 5-like, with translation MDSDIELSDNKHDEVSVDNGQDNNETIEEPKIGMSFSTEEEVRSYYMKYAKHKGFGVRRRNSRQGDDGKVRWFTLVCARQGTPKSQATSFLRPRQTERIGCKARINAILNDEDGYTLSSVILEHTHVCSPEKARHFRCFKKVDARVAKGLEINNAAGIRMGKNFKSPVVEAGGYENVPFGEKECRNYIDNAQLRLGVGGAEALRNYFREMHKKNSEFYYEMDVDDDMRLRNVFWADARSRAVYQSFGDVITFDTTYLTNAYEMPFVSFVGVNHHGQSILLGCGLISSEDTQTFEWFFESWLKCMNDQAPNAIITDQNKAMQSAIARVFPNSRHRFCLSHIMKKFPEKLGSHSQYEEIKSTLQKCVYDSSSEQEFEERWFNLLDTYHLHENAWLGSLHSDRRFWVPMYLKETFWAGMSISQRSESINAFFDNYVNSKTTLKQFLDQYNSALRRKVENEAVADFNSFNTEIPCISHYPHEKQFQKAYTIAKFKEIYKHANFIVALDEDPLEVKCSCKLFEFRGILCRHALRVLALLGKSKLPSKYILDRWRKDIKRKYTFIKSSYEANCNSERQRYDRILNCFYELASNASKTEKSCVKLIGQLEQLKIEYLEDNSRCGSNTDKPATSMDGMTTSTSKAFSPLVVQSKRRPPSNKRKMHPAEKDHRKSTTKRLRCCETESSQLSREDRANEYHESGPQHEAPQTQDQQSQVWTHVPNYFCTSSTAPPLQDQQSQVWTHAPDYFCTPLAIAPLQMQPSRLHLSDPDGGSHDNQLRDLNDGKFFPLNTQSAIFLFQEVIDTSGGGGAQKFVMPWKKKLKKFMLYQLRKL, from the exons ATGGATTCCGACATAGAGCTCTCTGATAACAAGCATGATGAGGTAAGCGTTGATAATGGGCAAGATAACAATGAAACTATTGAAGAACCTAAGATTGGAATGTCATTTTCAACTGAAGAAGAAGTTCGGTCTTACTACATGAAGTATGCTAAGCATAAGGGATTTGGGGTGCGTAGAAGAAATTCCAGACAGGGAGATGATGGGAAGGTTAGATGGTTTACCTTGGTATGTGCGCGACAAGGCACACCAAAGAGTCAGGCTACCAGTTTTCTCAGGCCAAGACAAACAGAGAGGATAGGGTGTAAGGCTAGGATTAATGCGATTTTAAATGATGAAGATGGATATACCTTGTCTAGTGTAATATTGGAACACACACATGTTTGTAGTCCGGAAAAGGCAAGACATTTCAGATGTTTTAAGAAGGTAGATGCTCGTGTGGCTAAGGGCCTTGAAATAAATAATGCGGCAGGAATACGTATGGGAAAGAACTTCAAATCTCCAGTTGTTGAAGCTGGGGGGTACGAGAATGTGCCATTTGGAGAAAAGGAGTGTCGAAACTATATTGACAATGCACAACTTCGTCTTGGGGTTGGAGGTGCTGAAGCTCTTCGTAATTACTTCAgagaaatgcataaaaaaaattcagaattttACTATGAGATGGACGTGGATGATGATATGAGGTTAAGGAATGTGTTTTGGGCTGATGCCCGAAGTAGAGCTGTGTATCAATCATTCGGGGATGTAATTACGTTTGACACAACATACTTGACAAATGCATATGAGATGCCTTTTGTATCGTTTGTAGGTGTAAATCATCATGGTCAGTCAATCCTATTAGGGTGTGGATTAATATCTAGTGAGGACACACAAACTTTTGAGTGGTTTTTTGAGTCATGGTTGAAGTGTATGAACGACCAAGCACCAAATGCAATTATTACAGATCAAAACAAGGCAATGCAATCTGCAATTGCGAGGGTGTTTCCAAATTCTAGACATCGCTTCTGCTTGTCGcacattatgaaaaaatttcctGAGAAATTAGGATCACATTCTCAATATGAGGAGATCAAGAGCACTCTACAAAAATGCGTATATGACTCTTCAAGTGAGCAAGAGTTCGAAGAACGTTGGTTCAATTTGCTTGATACCTATCATCTTCATGAAAATGCATGGCTGGGATCGTTACATAGTGATAGGCGTTTTTGGGTGCCGATGTACCTTAAAGAGacattttgggctggaatgTCAATTTCACAACGGAGTGAAAGCATAAATGCATTCTTCGATAACTACGTTAACTCAAAGACCACATTGAAACAATTTTTAGATCAGTACAATTCAGCCCTTAGAAGGAAGGTAGAGAATGAAGCTGTTGCCGACTTTAATTCATTTAACACTGAGATTCCGTGCATCAGTCACTATCCTCATGAGAAGCAATTTCAAAAAGCATACACAATTGCAAAATTCAAAGAA ATATATAAACATGCAAACTTCATTGTCGCGCTAGATGAAGATCCACTTGAAGTTAAATGCAGTTGCAAGTTGTTTGAGTTTAGGGGCATATTATGCAGACACGCTCTTCGTGTCCTGGCTTTGTTAGGTAAGAGTAAACTACCATCAAAATACATCTTGGATCGGTGGAGGAAAGATATAAAGAGGAAATACACCTTTATCAAAAGTAGTTATGAGGCAAACTGCAACTCTGAGAGACAAAGGTATGATAGGATCCTAAATTGCTTTTATGAACTGGCCTCGAATGCATCAAAGACCGAGAAAAGTTGTGTGAAATTGATCGGTCAACTAGAGCAGTTGAAAATAGAGTACCTTGAAGACAATTCAAGGTGTGGTAGCAATACAGATAAGCCAGCTACATCCATGGATGGCATGACAACAAGTACAAGTAAAGCTTTTAGTCCCTTGGTAGTTCAAAGTAAAAGAAGGCCACCATCtaataagagaaaaatgcaTCCCGCTGAGAAGGATCATAGGAAATCAACTACAAAGAGATTGCGTTGCTGTGAAACTGAG AGTAGTCAATTATCAAGAGAAGATAGAGCAAATGAATACCATGAGAGTGGCCCACAACATGAGGCTCCTCAAACCCAA GATCAACAAAGTCAAGTTTGGACTCATGTGCCAAATTATTTTTGTACTTCTTCGACTGCTCCTCCATTACAG GATCAACAAAGTCAAGTTTGGACTCATGCTCCAGATTATTTTTGTACTCCTTTGGCTATTGCTCCATTGCAG ATGCAACCTTCTCGATTGCATCTCTCAGACCCGGATGGAGGCAGTCATGATAATCAGCTTAGAGACCTTAATGATG GTAAATTTTTCCCCCTAAATACACAATCTGCCATTTTCTTGTTTCAGGAGGTCATTGATACATCTGGAGG AGGTGGTGCCCAGAAATTCGTGATGCCCtggaagaagaaattaaagaaattcatGCTTTATCAATTAAGAAAGCTTTGA